In Candidatus Accumulibacter cognatus, the genomic window ACTCGTCGAATCGCGTTCGTCGAAGCCGGCCATGGCGTTGAGCAAGGTGGCGCAGTCGGCAGCCGAGCGGCCAAGCGGTCCGGCCTGGTCGAGTGAAGACGCAAAGGCGACCATGCCGTAGCGCGAGATGACGCCATAAGTGGGCTTCATCCCGGTCAGGTTGCACAGTGCCGCTGGCTGGCGAATCGATCCGCCGGTGTCGGTGCCGGTGGCTGCGGGTGCCAGGCGTGCGGCGACCGAAGCGGCCGATCCGCCGGAAGACCCACCAGGAACGCAACTGCTGTCCCAAGGGTTATGCACCGGTCCGTAAAATGAGGTTTCATTTGACGAACCCATCGCGAATTCGTCCATGTTGGTCTTGCCGAGCATCACTGCGCCGGCGGCCTGGAAGCGGGCAATCACTGCAGCATCGTAGGGGCTGACGAAATTGCTCAGCATTTTCGACCCACAGGTGGTCAGCCAGCCCTTGGCGCAGAAGATGTCCTTGTGCGCGATCGGGATGCCGGTCAGCGGTCCGCCCGTGCCTCTGGCCAGGCGCTCGTCGGCGGCACGCGCCTGGGCAAGACTACGGGCCGGATCGACGGTGATGTAAGCATTGAGTCGAGGATTGTGGCGGGCGATCCGGTCGAGGTACAGTTGCGTCAGCTCGACGCTCGAAATCTCCTTGTTTGCCAAGGCGGTCGCCATCGCCTGGAGGCTGTACTCGATCATTCGATGACCTTTGGCACCAGGTAGAGTCCGCCCTCGGTTTCCGGTGCGATGGCCTGGAAAGCGGCGCGCTGGGCAAGCTGATCCGACTCGGTGACCCGGTCGGCGCGCAGGCGCTGCGCCACATCCTGAGCATGCGCCATGGGCCCGATGCCTTGCGTATCAACGGCCTGCATCTCTTCGATCAAGCCGAAGATCTCGTTCAGATGGCCGAGTGTGCGATGTGTTTCGACATCGCTGATTTCGATCCGGGCGAGGTGGGCGACGCGCCGGACCTGTTCTAGGGTAAGCGACATGGGCGGAAATTACCAAGTTGTTAAATGAGTGGGCCATATAAGGTATCATAAAAGTTTTTCCAACCGCAGCCCTTGCTGCGGGCCATCACGGATTTATCAAGCATGATCAGTTTTTTGCGCAGTTATT contains:
- the gatC gene encoding Asp-tRNA(Asn)/Glu-tRNA(Gln) amidotransferase subunit GatC, yielding MSLTLEQVRRVAHLARIEISDVETHRTLGHLNEIFGLIEEMQAVDTQGIGPMAHAQDVAQRLRADRVTESDQLAQRAAFQAIAPETEGGLYLVPKVIE